A genomic window from Chrysiogenia bacterium includes:
- a CDS encoding arsenical-resistance protein, whose protein sequence is TLFASVFVFVVIPLGAGVLTHRHFIESDRPESIDKLANRLKPASIVGLLLTVILLFGFQAETIIANPIRVALIAVPLLIQSYGIFAIAYALARALKLPFNVAAPAAMIGTSNFFELAVAVAISLFGLSSGAALATVVGVLIEVPVMLSLVAFANRTRDWFPEAAHA, encoded by the coding sequence AGACCCTGTTTGCCTCCGTTTTCGTCTTTGTGGTCATCCCGCTGGGCGCGGGCGTCCTGACGCACAGGCATTTCATCGAGTCGGATCGGCCGGAATCGATCGACAAGCTCGCCAACCGGCTCAAGCCCGCATCGATCGTGGGGCTGCTTCTTACCGTCATATTGCTCTTCGGGTTTCAGGCAGAGACCATCATCGCCAATCCCATTCGCGTCGCACTCATTGCCGTTCCGCTGCTGATACAGAGCTACGGGATTTTTGCCATTGCCTACGCGCTCGCACGCGCATTGAAACTCCCGTTCAATGTCGCCGCGCCGGCGGCCATGATCGGCACTTCGAACTTCTTCGAGCTTGCCGTGGCGGTTGCCATCAGCCTTTTCGGGCTCTCTTCGGGCGCCGCACTGGCGACCGTCGTGGGCGTGCTCATCGAGGTGCCCGTGATGCTCTCGCTGGTCGCCTTTGCCAACCGGACGCGGGACTGGTTTCCCGAAGCGGCACACGCCTGA
- a CDS encoding arsenate reductase ArsC: MNRVIFACVHNAGRSQMAAAFFNALCRSPEWQGVSAGTQPADHVHPEVLEVMKEAGIDLSDARPQKLTEELCADAKLLITMGCGENCPYVPGLETRDWPLPDPKGKGLAQVREIQAEVRRRVKALVDEIAA; encoded by the coding sequence ATGAACCGCGTCATCTTTGCCTGCGTGCACAATGCCGGCCGCTCCCAGATGGCGGCGGCCTTCTTCAATGCGCTCTGCCGGAGCCCCGAGTGGCAGGGCGTTTCGGCAGGCACCCAGCCCGCCGACCACGTGCATCCCGAGGTGCTCGAAGTGATGAAGGAAGCGGGCATCGATCTCTCGGATGCGCGCCCGCAAAAACTCACCGAGGAGCTCTGCGCCGACGCGAAGCTGCTCATCACCATGGGCTGCGGCGAGAACTGTCCCTACGTTCCGGGCCTGGAAACACGCGACTGGCCGCTGCCCGACCCCAAAGGGAAGGGTCTGGCGCAGGTTCGGGAAATTCAAGCCGAGGTGCGCAGGCGCGTCAAAGCACTGGTGGATGAGATCGCGGCCTGA
- a CDS encoding thioredoxin family protein — protein MRWILAAMLAFVISGCSADMDEYLDEARRFVDPAQRMWPGSREPAESQKQPTPAEEEAPPEEPRTAQVEPEKAEPADEPEEEKGAASDPTRIVFRYTDDAGNLKFVAGIDSVPPKYRPRVRVVDGRKLNTYQSGPAPAPVASSAAPSASSTLRGRPGGEWNSNQIRWVPLSQAKTSARRLQRPVLLVVYTDWCPHCKEFETQFEDQQVAELAQRFVMARGNSDEMDVLDRSYAPDGRYIPRMLVLSPTGKLDTELNDGGEDAYYWGSTSPKGILRAMRKAIKKYGN, from the coding sequence ATGCGATGGATTCTGGCAGCGATGCTTGCGTTCGTGATCAGTGGGTGCAGCGCGGACATGGACGAGTATCTCGATGAGGCCCGGCGCTTTGTCGATCCCGCCCAGCGGATGTGGCCGGGCTCGCGTGAACCGGCTGAATCGCAGAAACAGCCCACCCCGGCCGAAGAAGAGGCTCCGCCCGAAGAACCCCGGACCGCACAGGTCGAGCCTGAAAAGGCGGAACCCGCCGACGAACCCGAAGAGGAAAAGGGCGCCGCCAGCGATCCCACCCGCATCGTGTTTCGCTACACCGACGACGCCGGAAATTTGAAATTCGTTGCCGGCATCGACAGCGTGCCGCCCAAATACCGCCCGCGCGTGCGGGTAGTCGACGGGCGCAAGCTCAATACCTATCAGAGCGGCCCGGCGCCTGCGCCCGTTGCAAGCTCAGCCGCGCCGAGCGCGAGCAGCACCCTGCGCGGGCGTCCCGGCGGGGAGTGGAATTCCAACCAGATCCGGTGGGTGCCGCTTTCACAGGCAAAAACCTCCGCCCGCCGCCTGCAGCGGCCCGTTCTGCTGGTGGTCTACACCGACTGGTGCCCTCATTGTAAGGAGTTCGAAACGCAGTTCGAGGATCAACAGGTGGCCGAACTGGCACAGCGCTTTGTCATGGCGCGCGGCAATTCCGACGAAATGGATGTACTGGATCGCAGCTACGCGCCCGACGGTCGCTACATTCCGCGTATGCTCGTTCTCTCACCCACCGGGAAGCTCGACACCGAGCTCAACGACGGCGGCGAAGACGCCTACTACTGGGGCAGCACCTCACCCAAAGGAATCCTGCGCGCAATGCGCAAGGCGATCAAGAAATACGGCAACTAG
- a CDS encoding flavin reductase family protein gives MIEIDPAQASGKELYFLMISAIVPRPIAWISTRGKDGSTNLAPFSYFQGITSKPPMISVSIGHRRWGDQLVKKDSLRNIEETGDFVVNIPTEDQAELVTLSSTEFAPDESEIEKTGLTPVDSDIVSAPRIAECPIQFECKLDQIVWCGKPKPLNGLIIAEVVKFHIADSVWDDEKKWVDIEKLHPLSRLAGQLYGKTREVFEVERPDWAAKGVKA, from the coding sequence ATGATCGAAATCGACCCCGCCCAGGCATCGGGCAAGGAACTCTATTTTTTGATGATCTCGGCCATCGTGCCCCGGCCCATCGCGTGGATCTCCACCCGTGGAAAGGACGGCTCCACCAACCTGGCGCCCTTTTCCTATTTCCAGGGAATCACCTCGAAGCCGCCCATGATCTCGGTGAGCATCGGGCACCGCCGCTGGGGCGACCAGCTCGTCAAGAAGGACTCGCTGCGCAACATCGAGGAGACCGGAGACTTCGTTGTAAACATCCCTACCGAGGATCAGGCCGAACTCGTCACGCTGAGTTCCACGGAGTTCGCTCCCGACGAATCGGAGATCGAAAAGACGGGTCTGACGCCCGTGGATTCCGACATTGTGAGCGCCCCGCGCATTGCCGAGTGCCCGATTCAGTTTGAGTGCAAGCTCGACCAGATCGTCTGGTGCGGAAAGCCCAAGCCCCTGAACGGCCTGATCATCGCCGAAGTGGTGAAGTTCCACATTGCCGATTCGGTCTGGGATGACGAAAAGAAGTGGGTCGACATCGAAAAGCTCCACCCGCTCTCACGCCTGGCCGGCCAGCTCTACGGAAAGACCCGCGAGGTTTTCGAAGTCGAGCGCCCCGACTGGGCCGCCAAGGGCGTCAAAGCCTAG